In one Oryza glaberrima chromosome 2, OglaRS2, whole genome shotgun sequence genomic region, the following are encoded:
- the LOC127763876 gene encoding dof zinc finger protein 4, with the protein MQEFQSIPGLAGRLFGGAAAADIRRAQAQQGPASRCGGIPSPEAVKCPRCESTNTKFCYYNNYNLSQPRHFCKSCRRYWTKGGVLRNVPVGGGCRKTKRSGSSSAASSAPSTPTAATDNAKNQRRASASSPRSSSGGSGNTSPTAAAATTPTTPATPSSNTIAVINHATTTTTTTTNPFPTDVPPPAPIFADQAAALASLFAPPPPPPLPVFSFAGQAKTEDGIASVLLAGQTTAPTAATVADMTPFTSLDAGIFELGDVPPAAYWNAGSCWTDVPDPTVYLP; encoded by the coding sequence ATGCAGGAGTTCCAGTCCATCCCGGGGCTCGCCGGGCGGCTgttcggcggcgcggcggcggctgacaTCCGGCGCGCGCAGGCGCAGCAGGGCCCGGCGTCGCGGTGCGGCGGGATACCGTCGCCGGAGGCGGTGAAGTGCCCGCGGTGCGAGTCGACCAACACCAAGTTCTGCTACTACAACAACTACAACCTCTCGCAGCCGCGCCACTTCTGCAAGAGCTGCCGCCGGTACTGGACCAAGGGCGGCGTCCTCCGCAAcgtccccgtcggcggcggctgccgcaaGACCAAGCGTAGCGGCAGCTCGTCCGCTGCGTCCTCGgccccgtcgacgccgacggcggcaaCTGACAACGCCAAGAACCAGCGGCGCGCCTCGGCGTCGTCCCCACGATCCAGTAGCGGCGGTAGCGGCAACACGAGccccacggccgccgcggcgacgacccCGACGACACCGGCCACGCCGTCGTCGAACACCATCGCCGTCATAAAccacgcgacgacgacgacgacgacgacgacgaacccCTTCCCGACAGACGTGCCACCTCCGGCGCCGATTTTCGCCGACCAAGCGGCAGCGCTCGCGTCACTGTtcgcccctcctccgccgccgcctctcccggtGTTCAGCTTCGCAGGGCAGGCGAAGACCGAGGACGGGATTGCCTCCGTTCTACTCGCCGGACAGACGACGGCGcccactgccgccaccgtcgccgacaTGACGCCGTTCACGTCGCTGGACGCGGGGATCTTCGAGCTCGGCGacgtgccgccggcggcgtacTGGAACGCCGGGAGCTGCTGGACGGACGTCCCGGACCCGACTGTCTACCTACCCTAG